A stretch of the Acanthopagrus latus isolate v.2019 chromosome 9, fAcaLat1.1, whole genome shotgun sequence genome encodes the following:
- the nr0b1 gene encoding nuclear receptor subfamily 0 group B member 1 has translation MATLEGCRCRSNNSILYSILKSDSLATTEQQQQQHPQQQLQHLLHKTPLPSTAAPASLQELRQQPCSCGSTRRRGVLRSPQVTCKAASAVLVKTLRFVKNVPCFRELPEDDQLMLIRSCWAPLLVLGLAQDRVDFETTETVEPSMLQRILTGVPDRQSEALAGQSSRGAAGVSVVDIEAIKAFLKKCWSVDISTKEYAYLKGAVLFNPDVEGLRCLHYIQSLRREAHQALNEHVRLIHREDTTRFAKLLIALSMLRAISPPVVAQLFFRPVIGAVNIEEVLMEMFYGK, from the exons ATGGCCACGCTGGAGGGCTGCCGCTGCCGGAGCAACAACAGCATCCTCTACAGCATTCTGAAGAGTGACAGCCTGGCGACCACcgagcagcaacagcaacaacacccCCAACAACAACTGCAACACTTGCTCCACAAGACCCCCCTCCCGTCCACCGCCGCCCCAGCCTCCCTGCAGGAGCTCCGGCAGCAGCCGTGCTCCTGCGGCTCGACGCGCCGCCGAGGCGTCCTGCGCTCCCCGCAGGTGACGTGCAAAGCCGCCTCGGCGGTTCTGGTGAAGACGCTGCGCTTCGTGAAAAACGTGCCCTGCTTCCGCGAGCTGCCGGAGGACGACCAGCTGATGTTGATCCGGAGCTGCTGGGCGCCGCTGCTCGTGCTGGGACTCGCGCAGGACCGGGTGGACTTTGAGACCACGGAGACGGTGGAGCCCAGCATGCTGCAGCGCATCCTCACCGGAGTGCCGGACCGGCAGAGCGAGGCGCTGGCCGGCCAGAGCAGCAGGGGGGCGGCCGGGGTGTCCGTGGTGGATATCGAGGCTATCAAAGCGTTCCTGAAGAAGTGCTGGAGTGTGGACATCAGCACGAAGGAGTACGCGTACCTGAAGGGAGCTGTGCTGTTCAACCCAG ATGTGGAGGGTCTGCGCTGCCTCCACTACATCCAGTCCCTGCGTCGGGAGGCGCACCAGGCTCTGAACGAGCACGTCCGGCTCATCCACCGCGAGGACACGACGCGCTTCGCCAAACTCCTCATAGCCCTGTCCATGCTGAGGGCCATCAGCCCGCCGGTGGTCGCTCAGCTCTTCTTCAGACCCGTTATAGGGGCCGTCAACATCGAGGAGGTGCTCATGGAGATGTTCTACGGGAAGTAG